From a single Rutidosis leptorrhynchoides isolate AG116_Rl617_1_P2 chromosome 5, CSIRO_AGI_Rlap_v1, whole genome shotgun sequence genomic region:
- the LOC139847755 gene encoding putative gamma-glutamylcyclotransferase At3g02910 has translation MSPKKTLIFSYGTLKQGFANHSLMQDLISTNDAVFIGSYITDLHLPLVQGPYGVPFLLNLPGSGQHRVRGELYSVSDSGLVRLDELEGITLGHYERLPIALTSENGGVPAVVQAEAYYAHRSFAAEMWRKCGDVGFDAFTRELDKDYVRRDLRPKESSFRDQIRLFCSSN, from the coding sequence ATGTCACCTAAAAAAACCTTAATCTTCTCATACGGCACACTTAAACAAGGTTTCGCTAACCACTCATTAATGCAAGATTTAATTTCAACAAACGACGCCGTTTTTATCGGTTCTTACATCACCGATCTCCACCTCCCACTAGTCCAAGGTCCATACGGTGTTCCTTTCTTACTCAATCTTCCCGGGTCGGGTCAACACCGTGTCCGGGGCGAACTCTACTCTGTCTCCGATTCAGGTCTTGTTCGACTTGATGAACTTGAAGGCATTACGCTTGGCCATTATGAACGGCTTCCGATTGCGTTGACGTCGGAAAACGGTGGCGTGCCGGCGGTGGTGCAGGCTGAGGCGTATTACGCTCACCGGAGTTTTGCGGCGGAGATGTGGCGGAAATGTGGTGACGTTGGGTTTGATGCTTTTACTCGGGAATTGGATAAAGATTATGTTAGGAGGGATTTGAGACCCAAAGAATCAAGCTTTCGTGATCAAATTCGGTTGTTTTGTTCTTCAAATTGA
- the LOC139850072 gene encoding uncharacterized protein, producing MEGLQAAIKDEIDASLYHPLRIGNASNECDLSISFYADDIIFLGEWRESNLDCLIDILAFFFTISRLKLNPHKLSLYGVGVPSAIVEQAASQLGCMAATLPFVHLGLRIGRSMNKAKSWDPIVEKAKKTSRFFEV from the coding sequence ATGGAAGGGCTTCAAGCAGCTATCAAAGATGAAATCGATGCTTCGTTATACCATCCTTTACGTATTGGTAATGCTTCTAACGAATGTGACTTATCGATTAGTTTTTACGCAGATGACATCATTTTTTTGGGTGAGTGGAGAGAGTCTAATCTAGATTGCCTGATTGATATCTTAGCTTTCTTCTTCACCATTTCTAGATTGAAACTAAACCCACATAAATTGTCCTTATATGGTGTGGGGGTTCCTTCAGCCATTGTTGAGCAGGCTGCAAGTCAATTAGGATGCATGGCAGCAACCCTTCCATTTGTCCATTTAGGGTTACGAATTGGTCGAAGCATGAATAAGGCAAAGAGCTGggatccaattgttgaaaaagcaaAAAAAACATCTCGCTTCTTTGAAGTCTAA